The Kiritimatiellia bacterium genomic interval GGCCCGCGCGATGCACAGCCGCTGCTGCTGGCCGCCGGACAGGTTCATGGCGCTCTCCTGCAGCCGGTCCTTCGCCTCGTCCCAGAGCGCCGCGCGGCGCAGGCTGCGCTCGCAGACTTCGTCGAGCACGCCGCGGTTCCGCTCGCCGTCGATCCGCCGCGGGTACACGACGTTTTCATAGATGCTCATCGGGAAGGGGTTGGGTTTCTGGAAGACCATGCCCATCCGCTTGCGCAGCTCGATCACGTCCACGCCCGGCCCGTAGATCGAGTCGCCGTTGAGCCGCATGTCGCCCTCGATGCGCACGATGTCGAGCAGGTCGTTGATCCGGTTGACCGAGCGCAGCAGGGTGGACTTGCCGCAGCCCGACGGTCCGATCAGGGCCGTGACCTTGCCGCGCGGGATGTTCATGCCGATGTGGTGCAGCGCCTTTTTGGCGCCGTACCACAGGCAGAAGTCCCGGACTTCGAGCGTGGCGTCCTCGAGGCCGACGGCCGGGTGGACGACGGCGTCAAACTGCGCGCCCCGGGCGAGGGCCGCCAGCCGGTCGTCGCCGGCGGGCGCCGC includes:
- the pstB gene encoding phosphate ABC transporter ATP-binding protein; translation: MSTFPATDTLTLEPAAPAGDDRLAALARGAQFDAVVHPAVGLEDATLEVRDFCLWYGAKKALHHIGMNIPRGKVTALIGPSGCGKSTLLRSVNRINDLLDIVRIEGDMRLNGDSIYGPGVDVIELRKRMGMVFQKPNPFPMSIYENVVYPRRIDGERNRGVLDEVCERSLRRAALWDEAKDRLQESAMNLSGGQQQRLCIARAIAAEPEVLLMDEPCSALDPIATNKIENLIDELRGNYTILIVTHNMQQASRTSDYTAFMYLGHLVEYGPTADLFRKPRLRETEDYITGRFG